In Brassica rapa cultivar Chiifu-401-42 chromosome A06, CAAS_Brap_v3.01, whole genome shotgun sequence, a single window of DNA contains:
- the LOC103875288 gene encoding protein DETOXIFICATION 29: MLGMGSALETLCGQAFGAGKLSMLGVYLQRSWVILNVTALILTLLYIFAAPILASIGQTPAISSAAGLFSIYMIPQIFAYAVNFPTAKFLQSQSKIMVMAAISAAALALHVPITWFVMEKLKWGMAGLAVVLNASWWFIDVAQLVYIFSGTCGEAWSGLSWEAFHNLWGFVRLSLASAVMLCLEVWYFMAIILFAGYLKNAEVSVAALSICMNILGWTAMVAIGMNTAVSVRVSNELGANHPRTAKFSLVVAVITSTLIGVIVSTVLLIFRNQYPSLFVGDEEVIILVKELTPILAVSIVINNVQPVLSGVAVGAGWQAVVAYVNIACYYLFGIPFGLLLGYKLDFGVKGIWCGMLTGTVVQTIVLTWMICKTNWAKEAAMADDRIREWGGEVSEIEQLSN, from the exons ATG CTTGGCATGGGAAGTGCGTTGGAAACGCTATGTGGGCAAGCGTTTGGAGCGGGGAAATTATCTATGCTTGGCGTTTACCTGCAGCGATCATGGGTGATCCTAAACGTGACGGCTCTTATCCTCACTCTCCTCTACATCTTCGCCGCCCCAATCCTCGCCTCCATCGGCCAAACTCCGGCGATCTCTAGCGCTGCCGGGCTTTTTTCCATCTACATGATCCCTCAAATCTTCGCTTACGCCGTTAATTTCCCAACCGCTAAGTTCCTCCAATCACAAAGCAAGATAATGGTCATGGCCGCTATTTCCGCTGCTGCGCTGGCTCTCCACGTGCCTATCACGTGGTTTGTCATGGAGAAGCTCAAGTGGGGCATGGCGGGTCTAGCCGTCGTGCTTAATGCCTCCTGGTGGTTCATTGACGTGGCACAGCTCGTGTACATATTTAGTGGCACGTGCGGTGAAGCTTGGTCTGGTTTATCATGGGAAGCTTTTCACAACTTGTGGGGTTTCGTTAGATTGTCTTTGGCTTCTGCTGTTATGCTCTG TTTGGAGGTTTGGTATTTTATGGCAATCATATTATTTGCTGGATATTTGAAGAATGCTGAAGTATCAGTAGCCGCACTCTCCATCtg CATGAACATTTTGGGATGGACCGCCATGGTTGCAATTGGGATGAACACAGCCGTCAG TGTGAGAGTGTCAAACGAATTAGGAGCAAACCATCCAAGAACGGCCAAGTTCTCACTAGTAGTAGCAGTGATAACATCGACGCTGATTGGAGTCATTGTATCGACCGTTCTACTCATATTTAGGAATCAGTACCCATCATTATTTGTGGGCGATGAAGAAGTCATCATTCTCGTTAAAGAACTCACACCAATACTTGCAGTCTCCATTGTCATCAATAATGTGCAACCTGTCTTATCAG GGGTGGCTGTGGGGGCTGGATGGCAAGCAGTGGTGGCGTACGTTAACATCGCATGCTACTACTTGTTTGGAATCCCATTTGGTCTATTGTTAGGATACAAGCTCGACTTTGGTGTAAAG GGAATCTGGTGTGGGATGTTAACGGGAACTGTGGTTCAGACAATAGTCCTGACGTGGATGATCTGCAAAACAAATTGGGCCAAGGAG GCTGCAATGGCTGATGACAGGATAAGAGAGTGGGGAGGAGAAGTATCGGAAATAGAGCAACTCTcgaactaa
- the LOC103875287 gene encoding uncharacterized protein LOC103875287: MAAVIGNVALLLDVNSHRTVITDRRIRLAVVDVVLNLPKRDSHNSYVSSHYASLSSNKPLESEGEARVRRGLKRGKAKSRANAVDYDEAGSSEEESGGGDGKESDDEEEKAYDVEKEMKRRVKELQDMKELERKAEELQYKIDEEGGDDDSEEKKRMRVKRELEKVAQEQAERRATAELMFELGQKAYGKGMYGRAIEFLEGALTIIPRPTLFGGEIQIWLAMAYEANNRHADCIDLYQQLEKRHPSPGIRRQASELRYILQAPKLKISQEEMVTIPMIGSSYDSYAVTWSDKERDKDRRMNASTTNQLNSSEDLLGKLLVWRPPVGMEKNKVFWLSLTLWFGLVGAALLLQR, from the exons ATGGCGGCGGTTATCGGAAACGTGGCGCTGTTACTCGACGTCAACTCTCATCGTACGGTGATCACTGATCGGAGAATTCGATTGGCTGTCGTCGACGTCGTTCTGAATCTACCGAAGAGAGACTCACACAACAGTTACGTTTCTTCTCACTACGCGTCTCTCTCCTCCAACAAGCCTCTCGAATCGGAAGGAGAGGCTCGAGTTCGCCGGGGTTTGAAGCGCGGAAAAGCGAAATCAAGGGCTAACGCCGTGGATTACGACGAAGCGGGATCCAGCGAGGAGGAAAGCGGCGGCGGTGACGGGAAGGAGAGTGACGACGAAGAAGAGAAAGCGTACGATGTTGAGAAGGAGATGAAGAGGAGAGTTAAGGAGTTGCAGGATATGAAGGAGCTTGAGAGGAAAGCAGAGGAGTTGCAGTATAAGATTGATGAAGAAGGTGGCGATGATGATTctgaggagaagaagaggatgaGGGTCAAAAGAGAGCTTGAAAAG GTAGCTCAGGAGCAAGCGGAGAGGAGAGCAACTGCAGAGTTGATGTTTGAGTTGGGTCAAAAGGCTTATGGTAAAGGCATGTATGGACGAGCAATAGAGTTTCTTGAAGGAGCTCTTACCATTATCCCAAGGCCAACGCTCTTTGGtggtgag ATTCAAATTTGGTTAGCTATGGCATATGAGGCCAATAATCGCCACGCTGATTGCATTGATCTTTATCAGCAACTAGAGAAGAGACACCCGAGTCCTGGTATTCGTCGTCAAGCCTCTGAGCTTAGGTATATCTTGCAAGCTCCTAAGCTCAAGATCTCTCAGGAGGAAATGGTTACCATACCCATGATCGGTTCAAGCTATGACAG CTATGCAGTGACATGGAGTGACAAGGAGAGGGACAAGGACAGGAGAATGAATGCATCGACTACGAATCAGCTCAACTCGAGTGAAGACCTTCTAGGGAAGCTGTTGGTTTGGCGACCACCTGTCGGAATGGAGAAGAACAAAGTCTTTTGGCTTTCGTTGACACTCTGGTTCGGTTTAGTTGGTGCAGCACTTTTGCTGCAAAGATAA
- the LOC103875290 gene encoding inorganic phosphate transporter 2-1, chloroplastic → MTLPYGFSSVRNHSLMLKTSHLCVPRSAIGCFSPKESPFFKKNSSRFLSPQKHTSLPLKLVCPLASFSSYADGDEQHHGDQQIQNSHNSSTNSNESDGKGNPEATGDFSGMANAFNISSKTARAITIVIAFSALSLPLFMKSLGQGLALKTKILSYATLLFGFYMAWNIGANDVANAMGTSVGSGALTIRQAVITAAVLEFSGALLMGTHVTSTMQKGILMANVFQGKDMLLFAGLLSSLAAAGTWLQVASYYGWPVSTTHCIVGSMVGFGLVYGGAGAVFWSSLAKVASSWVISPVMGALVSFLVYKCIRRFVYSAPNPGQAAAAAAPVAVFVGIASISSAAFPLSKTFPIALSQALACGAAGAIIFDRIIRNKLGHLLAKTKPHDTAQTQPKEIGFLSEIAGPTGTQLKIVYGVFGYMQVLSACFMSFAHGGNDVSNAIGPLAAALSILQRGAGAGGGGEIVIPIDVLAWGGFGIVAGLTMWGYRVIATIGKKITELTPTRGFAAEFAAATVVLFASKLGLPISATHTLVGAVMGVGFARGLNSVRAETVKEIVASWLVTIPVGATLAVIYTWVFTKILSFVL, encoded by the exons ATGACTCTCCCTTATGGTTTCTCTTCTGTTAGAAACCACTCGCTTATGCTCAAGACTTCTCACCTCTGCGTACCCAGATCAGCTATCGGTTGTTTCTCTCCCAAGGAATCTCCTTTCTTCAAGAAGAACAGTTCCCGATTCCTTTCTCCTCAGAAACACACTTCTCTTCCGCTGAAACTCGTCTGCCCTTTAGCTAGCTTCTCTTCTTATGCTGACGGAGATGAGCAACACCATGGCGATCAACAGATACAGAATTCTCACAACTCTTCCACCAATTCGAACGAATCAGATGGTAAAGGTAATCCGGAAGCTACTGGCGACTTCTCTGGAATGGCTAATGCCTTTAACATCTCGTCCAAAACAGCCAGGGCAATCACCATAGTCATCGCCTTCTCTGCACTCTCCTTACCACTCTTCATGAAATCCCTGGGACAAGGACTCGCTCTCAAGACCAAGATCCTCTCTTACGCGACACTACTCTTCGGTTTCTACATGGCGTGGAACATCGGAGCTAATGATGTGGCCAATGCCATGGGGACTTCTGTTGGATCCGGAGCCCTAACAATCCGGCAAGCTGTGATCACGGCTGCAGTTCTTGAATTCTCAGGTGCCCTCTTGATGGGAACTCACGTGACTAGCACGATGCAGAAAGGGATTCTCATGGCTAATGTGTTCCAAGGGAAAGATATGTTGCTCTTCGCTGGTCTTCTCTCTTCCTTGGCTGCAGCTGGAACTTGGTTACAG GTGGCTTCTTACTATGGATGGCCAGTATCAACAACTCACTGTATCGTGGGGTCAATGGTTGGATTTGGACTGGTATACGGTGGAGCTGGTGCCGTGTTCTGGAGTTCTTTAGCTAAAGTGGCTTCATCTTGGGTGATCTCTCCTGTAATGGGAGCTCTAGTTTCCTTTCTAGTCTACAAATGCATCAGGAGA TTTGTTTACAGCGCACCAAACCCAGGACAAGCCGCCGCAGCAGCAGCCCCCGTCGCCGTGTTCGTAGGCATAGCAAGCATCTCCTCAGCCGCATTCCCTCTAAGCAAAACCTTCCCCATAGCTCTATCACAAGCCTTAGCCTGCGGAGCAGCAGGAGCCATAATCTTCGACAGAATCATCCGCAACAAGCTCGGCCACCTCCTAGCGAAAACCAAACCACACGACACGGCCCAAACCCAGCCCAAAGAAATAGGCTTCCTCTCGGAGATCGCAGGCCCAACAGGCACGCAGCTGAAGATAGTCTACGGAGTCTTCGGCTACATGCAAGTCCTCTCCGCCTGCTTCATGTCCTTCGCCCACGGAGGCAACGACGTCTCCAACGCCATCGGCCCTTTGGCCGCGGCGTTGAGCATCCTCCAGAGAGGAGCAGGCGCCGGAGGAGGAGGGGAGATCGTGATCCCGATCGACGTTCTCGCGTGGGGAGGGTTCGGGATCGTCGCGGGGCTCACGATGTGGGGGTACAGAGTGATCGCGACGATAGGGAAGAAGATCACCGAGCTTACGCCGACGAGGGGGTTCGCGGCGGAGTTCGCCGCGGCGACGGTGGTTCTGTTCGCGTCGAAGTTGGGGCTTCCGATATCGGCGACGCATACGCTCGTTGGAGCTGTGATGGGGGTTGGGTTCGCGAGGGGGCTTAATAGCGTGAGGGCGGAGACGGTGAAGGAGATCGTGGCTTCGTGGCTTGTTACGATTCCTGTGGGGGCTACGCTCGCTGTGATCTATACTTGGGTTTTCACTAAGATCTTATCTTTTGTGTTGTGA